A stretch of the Rosa rugosa chromosome 5, drRosRugo1.1, whole genome shotgun sequence genome encodes the following:
- the LOC133711056 gene encoding uncharacterized protein LOC133711056 produces MGLEVRLEPAFGQLSVERAVMGSTPPQRQFLFHLHAPDSLHLGIHVTDFHSNTWEAVRSVSQLDDMQDSIGIGGTWSEFIDYLVNSIKSEDTKLVLEGPLNSDGAAAAKLVAQKAKGMPKISIAMTKLVGSAATEAIANLSLQLFKEFKSINESYVEERERSMQLSKVVSAEKERNDSIQSQLELYTKRQKIQRIGSSDINGAQNSPEKQATRDTKSTKVVNRVVPAYRRAKVRGAVLQDIEDET; encoded by the coding sequence ATGGGGTTAGAGGTCCGGTTGGAGCCGGCTTTCGGCCAGCTCTCGGTTGAGCGGGCGGTTATGGGCTCAACTCCGCCGCAACGTCAATTCTTGTTCCACCTTCATGCGCCGGATTCTTTGCACCTCGGAATCCATGTCACTGATTTCCACTCTAATACGTGGGAGGCTGTACGGTCGGTTAGTCAGTTGGATGATATGCAGGACAGCATTGGAATAGGAGGCACTTGGTCGGAGTTCATAGACTATCTTGTCAATTCCATAAAATCTGAGGATACAAAGCTTGTTTTGGAGGGACCGTTAAACTCAGATGGTGCTGCAGCTGCAAAGTTAGTTGCTCAGAAGGCTAAAGGAATGCCTAAAATTTCCATTGCTATGACAAAGCTTGTGGGCTCGGCTGCTACTGAGGCTATTGCAAATCTCTCTCTTCAGCTCTTCAAAGAGTTCAAAAGCATCAACGAGTCTTATGTAGAAGAACGTGAGCGGTCTATGCAATTGTCCAAAGTGGTATCagcagaaaaggaaagaaacgaCAGCATCCAGAGCCAACTTGAGCTGTATACTAAGAGGCAAAAGATACAAAGGATTGGTTCTTCGGACATTAATGGCGCACAAAACTCTCCAGAAAAACAAGCCACTAGAgatacaaaatcaacaaaagtTGTTAATCGGGTCGTGCCTGCATATCGCAGGGCAAAAGTACGTGGTGCTGTTCTGCAGGATATTGAAGATGAAACTTAG